One Coffea arabica cultivar ET-39 chromosome 5e, Coffea Arabica ET-39 HiFi, whole genome shotgun sequence DNA segment encodes these proteins:
- the LOC140007026 gene encoding uncharacterized protein, protein MEQAWNWEEQGSKLFKVTRKIRNCRIELLKWRNNVQANSRSKIEGLKQDLEKTRNAGLANKKEECQDLKRQLANAYKEEEAFWSQKSRISWLREGDKNTRYFHSFVKGRCVSNRLNKLQREDGSWTANEEEVVTELSEYFKDLFTSGGKGEMTEILEGIPHYITQEMNDKLTKEVMEDEIHDALFSMNPEKAPGQDGMTPLFFQKFWNTIKSDIILAIKAFFHSGHMLRSVNHTVISLIPKILHPTTLKNFRPISLYSVFYKIISKILANRLKSVLDLCISKTQSVFIPGRHILDNVIIAHEYMHFLKNKRQGKEGYMAIKLDMAKAYDRVEWHCLLEMMEKMGFCSKWINWIHSCLKTVSYSFNCNGEVKGFVTPERGIRQGDPLSPYLFLICSEGFSNLLRRAEERKRIQGLKISRLGPVLTHLFFADDSIIFCKANKNEAVEIMKVLKTYENASGQLVNLDKSAVFFSKNVDNEQKKDVCLALGGMAEAKQGKYLGLPMVVSRSKEQIFGFVRDNIRKRCQNWKNKLLSPAGKEVLLKAVVMAMPTYVMSCFKLSRRLCKDICALMANFWWGEANGKNKMHWLSWERMAMAKSAGGLGFKDIEAFNQVLLGKQVWRILTKPNLLVSKVLKSRYSPQESILQCSLPKNVSWIWQGLMGARSLINAGMIRRIGNGRSTNIWSHKWIPDTDTGKPTTRRGNHCELEKVEELISQHRWNRNIIFRYFNRNDAQKILAIPLSLADREDSFYWQPKEGGLYTVNSGYKFLLKQHRKRGRCSQEGASSSYTASDSQLAQMRNTLWSLNIKHKIKFFIWKCIQGALPVKAAVNRRTGVGDPICTMCGTAQETVEHLLLTCPHTENIWKASPIQWDGAKEQQGDFKMWWLRISEARHRSEGMEHIGLTANILWQVWKERNKREFENTTFDPPFKSIRKAHLEWLEQQRIEHKEKGESTEETVPRQDAQDQNYVNEGEVLMEVTTTTKQGQLFAGIGVTVKLFESNTMIGWALKDISSGNKILDEALALKLVLCKAVQHKWNNLKLGFCNKELWRQLKHQSPTDSKMATILEDISQLQRLFCMCSFVLYREENMIVSKKLSVDALSIIVDEERQLPQCL, encoded by the coding sequence ATGGAGCAAGCCTGGAATTGGGAGGAACAGGGATCAAAATTGTTCAAAGTGACTAGAAAGATTAGGAATTGCAGAATTGAACTCTTGAAGTGGAGAAATAATGTCCAGGCTAACTCTAGGAGTAAGATTGAAGGCCTTAAGCAGGATCTTGAGAAGACTAGGAATGCTGGTTTAGCTAACAAAAAAGAGGAATGTCAGGATCTCAAAAGACAGTTGGCTAATGCTTACAAGGAGGAAGAAGCTTTCTGGAGCCAGAAGTCAAGAATCAGCTGGCTGAGAGAAGGGGATAAAAATACTAGATATTTTCACTCTTTTGTTAAGGGGAGGTGTGTGAGTAATAGATTAAACAAGTTACAAAGAGAGGATGGATCTTGGACAGCTAATGAAGAAGAGGTAGTGACTGAACTTTCTGAGTACTTTAAGGACCTTTTTACGAGTGGTGGGAAGGGCGAAATGACAGAAATTTTAGAGGGAATTCCACACTATATTACACAGGAGATGAATGATAAGTTAACCAAGGAAGTAATGGAGGATGAAATCCACGATGCTTTGTTTTCTATGAATCCAGAAAAAGCTCCTGGACAGGATGGAATGACTCCattgtttttccaaaaattctggAATACTATTAAAAGTGACATCATTCTAGCTATTAAAGCTTTTTTTCACTCAGGTCATATGCTCAGATCAGTTAACCACACTGTTATATCCCTTATTCCCAAAATTCTGCACCCAACCactctgaaaaatttcaggccTATCAGTCTATACAGTGTGTTCTATAAAATCATatcaaaaattttggctaatagACTGAAATCTGTCCTGGACCTGTGCATTAGCAAAACTCAATCTGTTTTCATCCCAGGAAGACATATTTTAGATAATGTGATCATTGCTCATGAGTACAtgcattttcttaaaaataaaagacaagggAAAGAGGGATACATGGCTATCAAATTGGACATGGCAAAGGCTTatgatagggtggagtggcatTGCTTGTTGGAAATGATGGAAAAGATGGGTTTCTGCTCTAAATGGATTAACTGGATTCATAGCTGTTTGAAGACAGTGAGTTACTCTTTCAACTGTAATGGTGAGGTTAAAGGTTTTGTGACACCAGAAAGAGGGATAAGACAGGGAGACCCTTTGTCTCCATATCTGTTTCTAATCTGTTCAGAGGGCTTCTCCAATTTGTTAAGAAGGGCTGAGGAAAGAAAAAGGATCCAGGGACTCAAAATCAGCAGACTCGGTCCAGTGCTAACACATCTGTTTTTTGCGGATGATTCTATCATATTTTGTAAGGCTAATAAGAATGAGGCTGTGGAAATTATGAAGGTGCTGAAAACATATGAAAATGCCTCGGGACAATTAGTCAATCTGGACAAATCAGCAGTGTTTTTTAGCAAAAATGTGGACAATGAGCAGAAAAAGGATGTATGCCTGGCCTTAGGAGGAATGGCAGAGGCTAAGCAAGGCAAATACCTGGGACTTCCAATGGTAGTATCAAGGTCTAAAGAGCAGATCTTTGGTTTTGTGAGAGATAATATAAGGAAAAGATGCCAGAATTGGAAAAACAAACTATTGAGTCCAGCAGGTAAGGAAGTGTTGCTGAAAGCAGTTGTAATGGCAATGCCCACATACGTGATGTCTTGTTTCAAGCTGTCCAGAAGATTGTGTAAAGATATATGTGCATTGATGGCCAACTTTTGGTGGGGTGAAGCTAATGGTAAGAACAAAATGCACTGGCTGTCTTGGGAAAGAATGGCAATGGCAAAAAGTGCAGGAGGTCTAGGCTTTAAGGATATTGAAGCTTTCAATCAAGTGCTGTTAGGAAAGCAAGTTTGGAGGATACTTACTAAACCAAATCTGTTGGTTAGTAAGGTGTTGAAATCCAGATATTCTCCACAGGAATCCATACTACAGTGTAGCCTCCCCAAAAATGTATCCTGGATTTGGCAAGGACTCATGGGGGCAAGAAGTTTAATCAATGCTGGTATGATTAGAAGGATAGGAAATGGACGGAGTACAAATATTTGGAGCCACAAGTGGATCCCAGACACTGATACAGGGAAGCCAACTACTAGGCGAGGGAATCATTGTGAGTTGGAAAAGGTGGAGGAGCTTATTAGTCAGCATAGGTGGAACAGAAACATCATATTCAGATACTTCAATAGAAATGATGCACAAAAAATTTTAGCTATTCCTCTGAGCCTAGCTGATAGGGAGGATAGCTTTTATTGGCAACCAAAGGAGGGAGGGCTATACACTGTCAATTCTGGGTATAAATTTCTGTTGAAACAACACAGAAAGAGAGGCAGGTGCAGTCAGGAAGGAGCTAGCTCTAGCTATACAGCAAGTGATTCGCAATTAGCTCAGATGCGGAATACACTGTGGAGTTTGAACATCAAACATAAAATCAAGTTTTTTATCTGGAAATGCATTCAAGGTGCTCTGCCTGTGAAAGCAGCAGTAAATAGACGAACGGGGGTGGGTGATCCGATATGTACGATGTGTGGAACAGCACAGGAAACAGTCGAACATCTTCTGCTGACTTGCCCCCACACGGAAAACATATGGAAGGCATCTCCCATTCAGTGGGATGGAGCAAAGGAGCAGCAGGGAGACTTCAAAATGTGGTGGCTAAGAATCTCAGAAGCAAGGCACAGGTCAGAAGGGATGGAACACATTGGTTTAACTGCAAACATCCTGTGGCAGGtgtggaaagaaagaaacaaaagagaatTCGAGAACACTACCTTTGATCCTCCCTTCAAATCTATAAGGAAAGCACATTTGGAATGGTTAGAGCAGCAGCGGATAGAGCACAAAGAGAAAGGAGAAAGCACAGAAGAAACAGTCCCTAGGCAAGATGCTCAGGATCAGAATTATGTAAATGAAGGAGAAGTGCTAATGGAGGTGACTACAACCACGAAGCAAGGGCAGCTATTTGCGGGAATTGGAGTCACAGTTAAGCTTTTTGAAAGTAACACGATGATAGGGTGGGCACTGAAAGACATTAGTTCTGGAAACAAAATCCTAGATGAAGCTCTGGCACTAAAGCTGGTGTTGTGTAAAGCTGTACAACACAAGTGGAACAATCTTAAGCTGGGGTTTTGTAACAAGGAACTGTGGAGACAATTAAAACATCAGAGCCCAACGGACAGCAAAATGGCAACAATACTTGAAGACATCTCTCAGTTACAGAGATTGTTTTGCATGTGCTCTTTTGTTTTGTATAGGGAAGAAAATATGATAGTCAGTAAAAAACTGAGTGTTGATGCTTTAAGCATTATTGTGGATGAGGAGCGACAGCTTCCTCAGTGTCTTTGA
- the LOC140007027 gene encoding uncharacterized protein, with protein sequence MRVVVWNCQRVGSSLTVPQLREVNNLSSPNIFFLSETKNRKTAIDRITRRLRLDNNVTVEAMNRAGGMAFLWTKDTQIVEVATTAFTIEAKIEGNEAQAAWWFIGVYASCDQRIRKEQWRVLTDRSRLWGPKYLISGDFNDILSNEEKWGGVFREERSFRDFRHFIELNRLVDIGFEGHPWTWSNHWDNEGEIRQRLDRVLASMDWFQDFESAKCHHVETLASDHSMLLLDTNPGIERKKKEVLF encoded by the coding sequence ATGAGAGTAGTGGTGTGGAACTGCCAAAGGGTGGGGAGTTCCTTGACAGTTCCCCAGCTGAGGGAGGTTAATAACCTCTCCTCTCCAAATATCTTCTTCCTAAGTGAGACTAAGAACAGGAAGACTGCCATAGATAGAATAACTAGAAGGTTAAGGCTAGACAACAATGTGACTGTGGAAGCTATGAATAGAGCAGGGGGGATGGCCTTTCTTTGGACTAAGGATACACAAATTGTAGAGGTGGCCACTACTGCTTTTACTATAGAAGCTAAGATTGAAGGTAATGAAGCTCAGGCGGCATGGTGGTTCATTGGAGTGTATGCTAGTTGTGATCAAAGGATCAGGAAGGAACAATGGAGGGTGCTAACTGATAGAAGTAGGTTGTGGGGACCTAAATACCTGATCTCTGGGGATTTTAATGACAttttgtccaatgaagaaaagtgGGGAGGTGTGTTTAGGGAGGAGAGAAGTTTTAGGGACTTTAGACATTTCATTGAGCTGAACAGACTAGTTGATATTGGTTTTGAAGGCCACCCTTGGACATGGAGCAATCACTGGGACAATGAAGGGGAAATTCGCCAAAGACTAGATAGAGTTTTGGCTAGTATGGATTGGTTTCAAGATTTTGAGAGTGCTAAGTGTCACCACGTTGAGACTCTAGCTTCTGACCACTCGATGCTTTTATTAGACACCAATCCAGGgatagaaaggaaaaaaaaagaggttttaTTTTGA